From Streptomyces sp. NBC_01460, a single genomic window includes:
- a CDS encoding sulfatase family protein encodes MSSNDSPRVSRRGFLAGTAAAAATAAVPALTQRAAADSAAAVAARPNILLIVTDDQPKQTEWALPRTVDWLAGHGVTFTHGHVTTPLCSPSRSSVLSGQYAHHHGVRNNGASYQLDQNTTLQRYLKQAGYRTGLFGKFLNSWTLAQNPPHFEDFALLQPGYVDARWNVNGTVQTINGYTTEIIKNRTLNFLDKAASDDRPWFAYVTPYASHGPRTPEAKYAGTAVPEWNGRPSVPEADRSDKPAYVQNATGTLADGRRIRAEQGRVLRSVDDAVQAFKDKLTALGQLDNTLVIYIADNGFGWADHGWTKKSVPYRPAHEVPFYLSWPAGGLGAGTTDDRIVANIDIAPTVLDAAGVVPGHAQDGRSLLTSYSRDHLLVEFWKQGTAAGGPPTWSSYVAKNKQYTEYYDLTTDADGKVSGTGRLKFREYYDLAGDPHQLKNSLHQATPQDEQNLGIPALAAQLAADRAA; translated from the coding sequence ATGAGTAGCAACGACAGCCCCCGGGTCAGTCGGCGCGGCTTCCTCGCCGGCACGGCGGCGGCGGCCGCCACGGCAGCCGTTCCCGCCCTGACTCAGCGCGCCGCCGCCGACTCGGCGGCGGCCGTCGCGGCCCGCCCCAACATCCTTCTGATCGTCACCGACGACCAGCCCAAGCAGACCGAGTGGGCGCTCCCCAGAACAGTCGACTGGCTTGCCGGGCACGGCGTCACATTCACCCATGGCCATGTCACCACTCCGCTCTGCTCCCCGTCGCGGTCATCGGTGCTGTCCGGCCAGTACGCCCACCATCACGGCGTGCGGAACAACGGCGCCTCGTACCAGCTGGACCAGAACACCACCCTTCAGCGTTACCTCAAGCAAGCGGGCTACCGCACCGGTCTGTTCGGCAAGTTCCTCAACTCCTGGACGCTCGCCCAGAACCCGCCGCACTTCGAGGACTTCGCGCTGCTCCAGCCGGGCTACGTCGACGCCAGGTGGAACGTCAACGGCACGGTCCAGACCATCAACGGCTACACCACCGAGATCATCAAGAACCGGACGCTGAACTTCCTGGACAAGGCCGCTTCCGACGACCGCCCCTGGTTCGCCTATGTCACTCCGTACGCCTCGCACGGGCCGCGCACTCCCGAGGCCAAGTACGCCGGGACGGCCGTGCCGGAGTGGAACGGCCGTCCCTCCGTCCCCGAGGCCGACCGGAGCGACAAGCCGGCCTACGTCCAGAACGCGACCGGAACCCTGGCCGACGGCCGGCGTATCCGCGCGGAACAAGGGCGGGTCCTGCGGTCCGTCGACGACGCGGTGCAGGCGTTCAAGGACAAACTGACGGCCCTCGGGCAGCTGGACAACACCCTTGTCATCTACATCGCGGACAACGGCTTCGGCTGGGCCGATCACGGCTGGACGAAGAAGTCCGTGCCCTATCGCCCCGCCCATGAGGTTCCGTTCTACCTGTCCTGGCCGGCCGGGGGCCTGGGAGCGGGGACCACCGACGACCGCATCGTCGCCAACATCGACATCGCGCCCACCGTCCTCGACGCGGCCGGAGTGGTCCCGGGGCACGCGCAGGACGGACGGTCGCTGCTCACTTCGTACAGCCGGGATCACCTGCTCGTCGAGTTCTGGAAGCAGGGCACCGCCGCGGGCGGGCCGCCGACCTGGTCGTCCTACGTCGCCAAGAACAAGCAGTACACCGAGTACTACGACCTCACGACGGATGCCGACGGCAAGGTGTCCGGCACGGGGCGGCTGAAGTTCCGGGAGTACTACGACCTCGCGGGCGACCCGCACCAGCTGAAGAACAGCCTTCACCAGGCGACCCCGCAGGACGAACAGAACCTCGGCATACCCGCACTGGCGGCGCAGCTCGCCGCCGACCGCGCCGCCTGA
- a CDS encoding GntR family transcriptional regulator: MTRVEAAELPGSHVARTEDLIRTGIHSGAYLPGARLRERELAEALGVSRVPVREALMRLATEGLVVLEPRRGARVRRLTLRDVDELFDLRLSLEVFAARRAAEIVARGGCHDVLRKVLDEAGAATARGDAAGIAAANTAFHAELITMTGNRLLQSSFQPSLGLMHWLFRLTGTERGAGQHCAEHRQICDAIGAGRPRLAEALTFSHIDIRREPVMRSLARTLPAD; the protein is encoded by the coding sequence GTGACGCGCGTCGAGGCGGCCGAACTCCCCGGCTCCCATGTGGCACGCACCGAGGATCTGATCAGGACCGGCATCCACTCCGGGGCGTACCTGCCCGGCGCGCGGCTGCGTGAGCGCGAACTCGCGGAGGCGCTCGGTGTCTCGCGCGTCCCGGTGCGCGAGGCCCTGATGCGGCTCGCCACCGAGGGGCTCGTCGTCCTGGAACCGCGGCGCGGCGCGCGCGTGCGCCGGCTCACCCTCCGCGACGTCGACGAACTCTTCGACCTGCGGCTGAGTCTGGAGGTGTTCGCCGCGCGGCGGGCGGCCGAGATCGTCGCACGCGGCGGTTGCCACGACGTGTTGCGCAAGGTGCTGGACGAGGCCGGGGCGGCGACCGCGCGCGGGGACGCGGCGGGCATCGCGGCCGCGAACACCGCCTTCCACGCGGAGCTCATCACCATGACCGGGAACCGGCTGCTCCAGTCCTCCTTCCAGCCCTCCCTGGGCCTGATGCACTGGCTGTTCCGGCTCACGGGCACCGAGCGCGGCGCCGGGCAGCACTGTGCCGAGCACCGGCAGATCTGCGATGCGATCGGCGCCGGCCGCCCGCGCCTCGCCGAGGCGCTGACGTTCTCCCACATCGACATCCGGCGCGAGCCCGTGATGCGGTCCCTGGCCCGGACGCTGCCCGCGGACTGA
- a CDS encoding chlorohydrolase family protein, whose product MRTRWRARHILAHQGGGHALLRDGEVVWEDDTVVYVGPRYEGAVDEERDLGESLVMPGLIDLDALTDVDHLVIDSWAGPERGKGLQWSLDYFTHRRHDVFTPRERATIRAYALAQLALHGITTFMPIASEVHSRWAEPYEELVDMARTARGIGLRGYLGPAYRSGVNVVLPDGTRDVAFDEEEGRAGLRDAVRFLDHLAELDDPLLTGVLLPCRIETLTEELLGETARIGRERGVLIRLHALQGLVERDIIRRRHGLSSLGLLQKHDLLNPNLLIPHTVTIDRHPSVHGEDRGDLALLAGSGVSVIHCPQTSLRYGEMLHSFRAYREAGVNLCLGTDSFPPDLIRGMDVGVHLAKIAEGRSDAAPAEQYVEAATLGGARALGRDDLGRIAPGAQADLVAFSLDDIRDGVLDDPVRTFLLNGTARQATDSVVAGRPVLVDGGLPGIDLEALRRDSQALFERMRAAYSERDVERRDTAELFPATFPAFRAPEREACA is encoded by the coding sequence ATGCGCACCCGCTGGCGCGCCCGGCACATCCTCGCCCACCAGGGCGGCGGCCACGCGCTGCTGCGGGACGGCGAGGTGGTGTGGGAGGACGACACCGTCGTCTACGTCGGGCCGCGCTACGAGGGCGCGGTCGACGAGGAGCGCGACCTGGGCGAATCCCTGGTCATGCCGGGGCTCATCGACCTCGACGCGCTCACCGACGTCGACCATCTCGTGATCGACTCCTGGGCCGGCCCCGAGCGGGGCAAGGGCCTGCAGTGGTCGCTCGACTACTTCACCCACCGCCGCCACGACGTGTTCACCCCGCGGGAGCGGGCGACGATCCGCGCGTACGCCCTCGCCCAGCTCGCGCTGCACGGCATCACCACGTTCATGCCGATCGCCTCCGAGGTGCACAGCCGCTGGGCGGAGCCTTACGAGGAACTGGTCGACATGGCGCGGACCGCGCGTGGGATCGGACTGCGCGGATACCTCGGTCCCGCCTACCGGTCGGGCGTCAACGTCGTCCTGCCCGACGGCACCCGCGACGTCGCCTTCGACGAGGAGGAGGGCCGTGCGGGTCTGCGCGACGCGGTCCGCTTCCTCGACCATCTCGCGGAGCTCGACGACCCGCTGCTGACGGGCGTCCTGCTGCCCTGCCGCATCGAGACGCTCACCGAGGAACTGCTCGGCGAGACGGCACGGATAGGGCGGGAACGCGGCGTCCTGATCCGGCTGCACGCACTCCAGGGCCTGGTCGAGCGCGACATCATCCGGCGCCGGCATGGCCTGTCGTCCCTCGGACTTCTCCAGAAGCACGACCTGTTGAACCCGAATCTGCTGATCCCGCACACCGTCACCATCGACCGGCACCCCTCGGTGCACGGTGAGGACCGGGGCGATCTGGCGCTGCTCGCCGGCAGCGGCGTCTCGGTGATCCACTGCCCGCAGACGTCCCTGCGCTACGGCGAGATGCTGCACTCGTTCCGTGCGTACCGCGAGGCCGGGGTGAACCTGTGCCTGGGTACGGACTCCTTCCCGCCGGACCTGATCCGCGGCATGGACGTCGGTGTGCACCTGGCCAAGATCGCCGAGGGCCGCTCGGACGCCGCACCGGCCGAACAGTACGTGGAGGCTGCCACCCTGGGCGGTGCCCGCGCCCTGGGCCGCGACGACCTGGGCCGGATCGCGCCCGGCGCCCAGGCCGACCTGGTCGCCTTCTCGCTCGACGACATCCGCGACGGCGTGCTGGACGACCCGGTACGGACGTTCCTGCTCAACGGCACGGCACGGCAGGCGACGGACTCGGTCGTCGCGGGCCGCCCGGTCCTGGTGGACGGCGGTCTGCCCGGGATCGACCTGGAGGCCCTGCGGCGCGACTCCCAGGCGCTCTTCGAGCGGATGCGGGCGGCCTACAGCGAGCGCGACGTGGAACGCCGCGATACGGCCGAGCTCTTCCCGGCCACCTTCCCGGCGTTCCGCGCTCCGGAGCGGGAGGCCTGTGCGTGA
- a CDS encoding ABC transporter permease — translation MLPARQPSDADAGGVPDSPPSAATSAPPAIAARSLLGTAWLRIRRSRIALAALAVVVLMILFAALAPLLTAIEGQDPYTTRTSPDVLDDYGTPGLPLSYYRFPSADHWLGVEPGLGRDLFARMAHGAQVSLIIALLATAVSVVLGTVLGAAAGYFGGKVDMVISRIMDLFLAFPHLLLVLSLTPILQSRLGDTALGDGSLLPIASLVIILGFFGWAYLARVVRGQVLSIREQEFVEAARAYGASHRSIILRQIVPNVMGVVLVYATMMIPTNITAEAALSFLGVGVKDPTPSWGQMLNAAQAGNWYLTDPWFLAVPAGALVITVLAFNLLGDAVRDALDPKSSRG, via the coding sequence GTGCTGCCCGCGCGGCAGCCCTCCGACGCCGATGCCGGAGGCGTGCCCGACTCCCCGCCGTCCGCGGCGACTTCGGCCCCGCCCGCCATCGCCGCCCGCTCCCTGCTCGGCACGGCATGGCTGCGCATCCGGCGCAGCAGGATCGCGCTTGCCGCGCTCGCCGTGGTGGTCCTCATGATCCTGTTCGCGGCGCTCGCCCCGCTGCTCACCGCGATCGAAGGCCAGGACCCCTACACCACCCGTACCAGCCCGGACGTCCTCGACGACTACGGCACGCCAGGACTCCCGCTGTCCTACTACCGCTTCCCGTCGGCCGACCACTGGCTCGGCGTCGAACCGGGCCTCGGCCGCGACCTCTTCGCCCGCATGGCGCACGGCGCTCAGGTCTCCCTGATCATCGCGCTGCTCGCGACCGCCGTCTCCGTCGTCCTCGGCACCGTGCTCGGCGCGGCCGCCGGCTACTTCGGCGGCAAGGTCGACATGGTGATCAGCCGGATCATGGACCTGTTCCTGGCCTTCCCGCACCTGCTGCTCGTGCTCTCGCTCACGCCGATCCTGCAGTCCCGGCTCGGCGACACGGCGCTCGGGGACGGCAGCCTGCTGCCGATCGCCTCGCTCGTGATCATCCTCGGCTTCTTCGGCTGGGCCTATCTCGCACGCGTCGTCCGCGGCCAGGTGCTGTCCATCCGCGAGCAGGAGTTCGTCGAGGCGGCCCGCGCCTACGGGGCCTCGCACCGCTCGATCATCCTGCGCCAGATCGTCCCCAACGTCATGGGCGTCGTCCTCGTCTACGCCACGATGATGATCCCCACGAACATCACCGCCGAGGCCGCGCTCTCCTTCCTCGGCGTCGGAGTGAAGGACCCCACCCCGTCGTGGGGCCAGATGCTCAACGCCGCCCAGGCCGGCAACTGGTACCTGACCGACCCCTGGTTCCTCGCCGTCCCCGCCGGCGCCCTGGTGATCACGGTCCTCGCCTTCAACCTGCTCGGCGACGCGGTCCGCGACGCCCTCGACCCCAAGTCCTCCCGTGGCTGA
- a CDS encoding ABC transporter substrate-binding protein, with the protein MNRRTTAALALAAATGLTLTACGGPKPAAGSGSRAPADAFEAVKVGEGDTTRGGNVNVLMSTDFQTLDPGNSNYVQTANVGQLYYRTLTMAKEEAGKPPKIVPDLATDLGKVSKDGLTWTYTLKKGLTFEDGSPITAKDVKYGVERTYARDVYTQAPQELNAALSDDGYKGPYAKGSAGDFKGIETPDGRTVVFRLKQPFAEFPALVSRSNTAPVPRAKDTKLDYTNHPVSTGPYKIKHYDRGRSMQLVRNPEWDPATDPNRTALPDTFTFSLSTAQSTISQQLLADSDATALTLDSAGGLQASDAAKLDTADVARRTASGLIGCTDVLDFNTESIKDPVVRKAIAVAIDRKAIHLQYGGARFGKLTQSYINPDQRGYVTQHTALAPSGQPRVAAARKLLKGRDYPKKLVYGYADATPRYKNMGTSLQQNLKQIGIDLELRAIPAANYYTTLAGENMPDIARSGWCGGADSASVRTTVDPNLGPSVDGKSFGFSNIPRYHDPEIARAMYALRGENGTSEDLGRKWATLFDRGMQDYPLVPLIRNVTRSVVGSRIRNAQVGYFFGSIDLSTVSVVSKKG; encoded by the coding sequence GTGAATCGACGCACCACAGCGGCGCTCGCCCTGGCGGCGGCCACCGGACTGACCCTCACCGCGTGCGGTGGCCCCAAGCCCGCGGCCGGCTCGGGCTCCCGCGCCCCCGCCGACGCCTTCGAGGCCGTCAAGGTCGGCGAGGGCGACACGACCCGCGGCGGCAACGTCAACGTCCTGATGTCCACCGACTTCCAGACCCTCGACCCGGGCAACAGCAACTACGTCCAGACAGCCAACGTCGGCCAGCTCTACTACCGCACCCTCACCATGGCGAAGGAGGAGGCGGGCAAGCCCCCGAAGATCGTCCCCGACCTCGCCACCGATCTCGGCAAGGTGTCCAAGGACGGACTGACCTGGACGTACACCCTGAAGAAGGGGCTCACGTTCGAGGACGGCTCACCGATCACCGCCAAGGACGTCAAGTACGGCGTCGAGCGGACCTACGCCCGCGACGTCTACACACAGGCGCCGCAGGAACTGAACGCGGCCCTGTCCGACGACGGCTACAAGGGCCCCTACGCCAAGGGCTCCGCCGGTGACTTCAAGGGCATCGAGACGCCCGACGGCCGTACGGTCGTCTTCAGGCTGAAGCAGCCCTTCGCCGAGTTCCCCGCGCTCGTCTCGCGCTCCAACACCGCTCCCGTGCCCCGGGCGAAGGACACCAAGCTCGACTACACCAACCACCCGGTGTCCACCGGCCCGTACAAGATCAAGCACTACGACCGCGGCCGCTCCATGCAGCTCGTGCGCAACCCCGAGTGGGACCCGGCGACCGACCCGAACCGCACCGCACTGCCGGACACCTTCACCTTCAGCCTCTCCACCGCCCAGTCGACCATCAGCCAGCAACTGCTCGCCGACTCCGACGCGACGGCCCTCACCCTCGACAGCGCGGGAGGCCTCCAGGCGTCCGACGCGGCGAAGCTCGACACGGCGGACGTCGCGCGGCGCACCGCCTCCGGGCTGATCGGCTGCACCGACGTCCTGGACTTCAACACCGAGTCCATCAAGGACCCGGTCGTGCGCAAGGCGATCGCCGTCGCCATCGACCGCAAGGCCATCCACCTCCAGTACGGCGGCGCCCGCTTCGGAAAGCTCACCCAGTCCTACATCAACCCCGACCAGCGCGGATACGTCACCCAGCACACGGCCCTCGCCCCGTCGGGGCAGCCCCGGGTGGCGGCGGCCAGGAAGCTCCTCAAGGGCCGCGACTACCCGAAGAAGCTCGTCTACGGGTACGCCGACGCGACGCCCCGCTACAAGAACATGGGCACCTCGCTCCAGCAGAACCTGAAGCAGATCGGCATCGACCTCGAACTGCGCGCCATCCCCGCCGCGAACTACTACACGACGCTCGCCGGCGAGAACATGCCGGACATCGCCCGCAGCGGCTGGTGCGGCGGCGCCGACAGCGCCTCGGTGCGCACGACCGTGGACCCGAACCTGGGCCCGAGCGTCGACGGCAAGTCCTTCGGCTTCTCCAACATCCCCCGCTACCACGACCCGGAGATCGCGCGCGCCATGTACGCACTGCGCGGCGAGAACGGAACGAGCGAGGACCTCGGCCGCAAGTGGGCGACGCTCTTCGACCGGGGCATGCAGGACTACCCGCTCGTCCCACTGATCAGGAACGTCACCCGCAGCGTCGTCGGATCCCGCATCCGCAACGCGCAAGTCGGTTACTTCTTCGGCTCCATCGACCTGTCGACCGTCTCGGTCGTGTCCAAGAAGGGGTGA
- a CDS encoding ABC transporter permease: protein MPAFLLRRLGATVVLLTVISFVTFSLFQFGPADPAAAACGQECTPERVAEARVALGMDKPFLTQYLTYMSGLFHGRTVGAAGAQSLCEWPCFGKSFQTNEDVTAVLERALPYTVSVAVGAIVLWTVAGVTLGTLAALRKNRLTDKVIVGAASIGVSLPIPVTGLLLLLVFVSTFDLLPFTTNAISSPFGPAGFGGWFQNYLLPWVALAVLFSAQYIRVTRSSMLDTLGEDFMRTARSKGLSRTVMVVRHGARAGLTPVVTMLGLDIGLLLGGAVLTEQIFSVPGVGFTAVRAAQAGDLPVTMAITLLAAFFIIVANVVVDAVYAVIDPRVRAA from the coding sequence ATGCCCGCCTTTCTGCTACGGCGTCTCGGCGCCACCGTCGTCCTGCTGACCGTCATCAGCTTCGTCACCTTCAGCCTGTTCCAGTTCGGGCCCGCCGACCCGGCCGCCGCCGCCTGCGGCCAGGAGTGCACGCCCGAACGCGTCGCCGAGGCGCGCGTCGCCCTCGGCATGGACAAGCCGTTCCTCACCCAGTACCTGACCTACATGTCCGGCCTGTTCCACGGGCGGACGGTCGGCGCGGCCGGCGCGCAGTCGCTGTGCGAGTGGCCCTGCTTCGGCAAGTCCTTCCAGACGAACGAGGACGTCACCGCCGTACTGGAACGCGCCCTGCCGTACACGGTCTCCGTCGCCGTCGGCGCGATCGTCCTGTGGACGGTCGCGGGCGTCACCCTCGGTACGCTGGCCGCGTTGCGCAAGAACAGGCTCACCGACAAGGTGATCGTCGGCGCCGCCTCCATCGGCGTGTCCCTGCCGATCCCGGTCACCGGTCTGCTCCTGCTCCTCGTCTTCGTCTCGACGTTCGACCTGCTGCCGTTCACGACGAACGCCATCAGCTCACCGTTCGGCCCCGCCGGGTTCGGCGGCTGGTTCCAGAACTATCTGCTGCCCTGGGTCGCGCTCGCCGTCCTGTTCAGCGCCCAGTACATCCGCGTCACCCGCAGTTCCATGCTGGATACGCTCGGCGAGGACTTCATGCGCACCGCCCGCTCCAAGGGCCTGTCGAGAACCGTGATGGTCGTCCGGCACGGCGCCCGCGCCGGGCTCACCCCCGTCGTCACCATGCTGGGCCTCGACATCGGCCTGCTGCTCGGCGGCGCGGTCCTCACCGAGCAGATCTTCTCCGTCCCCGGAGTCGGCTTCACCGCCGTACGGGCCGCGCAGGCCGGCGATCTGCCCGTGACCATGGCGATCACCCTGCTCGCCGCCTTCTTCATCATCGTCGCCAACGTCGTCGTCGACGCCGTCTACGCCGTCATCGACCCGCGAGTGAGGGCCGCCTGA
- a CDS encoding ABC transporter ATP-binding protein has product MSTSTEQPLLRITDLRVAFPTDDGLVHAVNGMDLTLNRGETVGLVGESGSGKTVTSQALMGLLKESRAQVTGEILLDGTDLNSLSEDRMRTWRGKKIAMIFQDPLSAMHPFHTVGAQIAEAYRVHNKVSRKAALAVAVDMLGRVGIPDPKRRAGAFPHEFSGGMRQRAMIAMALVCEPELLIADEPTTALDVTVQAQILDLLGELQQETGTAVVLVTHDLGVVAEVCHQVAVMYGGQCVERGSVRELFRDPRHPYTQGLLASMPTLGDNGGRLRPIPGFPPSLTALPTGCLFADRCPQTHLVPDGLCHSERPAFVTAEAADHPSRCHQEHLAVAGRTTGDTVGDTTEEAAR; this is encoded by the coding sequence ATGTCCACCTCCACCGAGCAACCGCTGCTCCGTATCACCGACTTGCGCGTCGCCTTCCCCACCGATGACGGACTCGTGCACGCCGTCAACGGCATGGACCTCACCCTGAACCGGGGCGAGACCGTCGGCCTCGTCGGCGAGTCCGGCTCCGGCAAGACCGTCACCAGCCAGGCGCTGATGGGCCTCCTCAAGGAGAGCCGGGCACAGGTCACCGGCGAGATACTGCTCGACGGCACCGACCTCAACTCCCTGTCCGAGGACCGGATGCGGACCTGGCGTGGCAAGAAGATCGCCATGATCTTCCAGGACCCGCTCTCCGCGATGCACCCCTTCCACACCGTCGGCGCGCAGATCGCCGAGGCGTACCGCGTCCACAACAAGGTGTCGCGCAAGGCCGCGCTCGCCGTCGCCGTCGACATGCTCGGCCGGGTCGGCATCCCCGACCCGAAGCGGCGGGCAGGCGCCTTCCCGCACGAGTTCTCCGGCGGCATGCGTCAGCGCGCGATGATCGCCATGGCGCTCGTCTGCGAACCCGAACTGCTCATCGCCGACGAGCCGACGACCGCTCTCGACGTCACCGTGCAGGCGCAGATCCTCGACCTGCTCGGCGAACTCCAGCAGGAGACCGGCACCGCCGTCGTCCTCGTCACCCACGACCTCGGCGTCGTCGCCGAGGTCTGCCACCAGGTCGCCGTCATGTACGGCGGACAGTGCGTGGAGCGGGGCAGCGTGCGCGAGCTGTTCCGGGACCCGCGCCACCCCTACACCCAGGGCCTGCTCGCCTCCATGCCGACGCTCGGCGACAACGGCGGACGGCTGCGGCCCATCCCCGGCTTCCCGCCGTCGCTCACCGCGCTGCCCACCGGGTGTCTCTTCGCCGACCGCTGCCCGCAGACCCACCTCGTGCCCGACGGGCTGTGCCACAGCGAGCGGCCGGCCTTCGTCACGGCCGAGGCGGCCGACCATCCGTCCCGGTGCCACCAGGAGCATCTCGCCGTCGCCGGGAGAACCACCGGGGACACCGTCGGCGACACCACCGAGGAGGCCGCGCGATGA
- a CDS encoding ABC transporter ATP-binding protein, whose amino-acid sequence MTTTEQTPLLEADGLTKHFPGRGGLMGRGGAPIKAVDGVSFSVGAGQTLGIVGESGCGKSTTGRLLMRLLEPTSGTVRLDGRDIGAMKRAEAQEYRRQVQMVFQNPTSSLNPRQTVGAAIAAPLHAQGIDPAGGIKTRVRELMDRVGLRPDHYNRFPHEFSGGQKQRVGIARALALEPRLIICDEPVSALDVSVQAQVVNLLQDIQADTGVSYLFIAHDLSVVRHFADRVAVMYLGKVMESGVTREVFDHPRHPYTRALLSAVPQPDPDADRGRRIRLSGDLPTPANPPSGCVFRTRCPLRPTLGEAEQARCAGEVPSVASDEGPACHFADRAVAARH is encoded by the coding sequence ATGACCACCACCGAGCAGACCCCGCTGCTTGAGGCCGACGGCCTGACCAAGCACTTCCCGGGCAGGGGCGGCCTGATGGGCCGCGGCGGCGCCCCGATCAAGGCCGTCGACGGTGTCAGCTTCTCCGTCGGCGCGGGACAGACCCTCGGTATCGTCGGCGAGTCGGGGTGCGGGAAGTCCACCACCGGGCGGCTGCTGATGCGCCTCCTCGAACCCACCTCGGGCACCGTCCGCCTCGACGGCCGCGACATCGGCGCGATGAAGCGGGCCGAGGCACAGGAGTACCGGCGCCAGGTCCAGATGGTGTTCCAGAACCCCACCTCGTCCCTCAACCCCCGGCAGACGGTCGGCGCCGCCATCGCCGCCCCGCTGCATGCCCAGGGCATCGACCCGGCCGGCGGGATCAAGACGCGCGTACGGGAACTGATGGACCGGGTGGGCCTGCGCCCCGACCACTACAACCGGTTCCCGCACGAGTTCTCCGGCGGGCAGAAGCAGCGCGTCGGCATCGCCCGCGCCCTCGCGCTCGAACCACGCCTGATCATCTGCGACGAGCCGGTCTCCGCCCTCGACGTCTCGGTCCAGGCGCAGGTCGTCAACCTCCTCCAGGACATCCAGGCCGACACCGGCGTCTCGTACCTCTTCATCGCCCACGACCTGTCCGTCGTACGGCACTTCGCCGACCGCGTCGCCGTCATGTACCTCGGCAAGGTCATGGAGAGCGGAGTGACCCGGGAAGTCTTCGACCACCCCCGCCACCCCTACACCCGGGCCCTGCTCTCCGCCGTGCCCCAGCCCGACCCGGACGCCGACCGGGGCCGCAGGATCCGCCTCAGCGGAGACCTGCCCACCCCGGCGAACCCGCCCTCCGGCTGCGTGTTCCGTACGCGCTGCCCGCTGCGCCCCACCCTCGGCGAGGCCGAACAGGCCCGCTGTGCGGGGGAGGTGCCGTCAGTGGCGAGCGACGAAGGACCCGCCTGCCACTTCGCCGACCGGGCCGTTGCCGCCCGCCACTGA
- a CDS encoding amidohydrolase: protein MLIRDVRPWGGERSDVQLDGTRIAAIRPHDPAATPAAEVVEGRGRLLLPAFSDVHVHLDSTRVGLPFRPHTGGPGVWTMTMNDRENWRDAEVPLPERVAGTLERMIARGTTRVRTYAQVDVDCKLEKFEAVVAAKEKFGHLADVQIMTFPQAGILREPGTADYLEASLKAGADVMGGIDPCTLDRDPKGHLDVVFGLAEKYGVEVDIHLHEPGELGVFSTDLILERVRALGMQGKVTMSHAYELGSVNESTSRRLIEEFAELDIAMATVAPAGRGQLSLVQLTEAGVRVGLGEDGQRDYWSPYGNCDLLDRTWQLAFTNNFRRDDHIEMCLAVASMGGASIMSHDVPRLAGVTDRPGLAVGDRADLLLVDGETPSSAVMDRGTDRTVLHDGRIVADGLEVITAAM from the coding sequence ATGCTCATCCGTGACGTCCGCCCCTGGGGCGGCGAGCGCAGTGACGTCCAGCTCGACGGCACCCGCATCGCCGCGATCCGCCCGCACGACCCGGCGGCCACGCCCGCCGCAGAGGTCGTCGAGGGCCGCGGCCGCCTGCTCCTGCCGGCCTTCAGCGACGTCCATGTCCACCTGGACTCCACCCGCGTCGGCCTGCCGTTCCGCCCGCACACCGGCGGCCCCGGCGTGTGGACGATGACGATGAACGACCGCGAGAACTGGCGCGACGCCGAGGTCCCCCTGCCCGAGCGGGTGGCCGGCACCCTGGAGCGCATGATCGCCCGCGGTACGACGCGGGTGCGCACGTACGCGCAGGTCGACGTCGACTGCAAGCTGGAGAAGTTCGAGGCGGTCGTCGCCGCCAAGGAGAAGTTCGGGCACCTCGCCGACGTCCAGATCATGACGTTCCCGCAGGCCGGCATCCTGCGCGAGCCCGGCACCGCCGACTACCTGGAGGCCTCGCTCAAGGCGGGCGCCGACGTGATGGGCGGCATCGACCCCTGCACATTGGACCGTGACCCCAAGGGCCACCTCGACGTGGTCTTCGGCCTTGCCGAGAAGTACGGCGTCGAGGTCGACATCCACCTGCACGAGCCCGGCGAGCTGGGCGTCTTCTCGACGGATCTGATCCTGGAGCGGGTGCGCGCGCTCGGGATGCAGGGCAAGGTCACCATGTCGCACGCCTACGAGCTCGGCTCGGTGAACGAATCCACCAGCCGTCGCCTCATCGAGGAGTTCGCGGAGCTCGACATCGCCATGGCGACCGTCGCCCCCGCCGGCCGCGGCCAACTCTCGCTCGTCCAGCTCACCGAGGCCGGCGTCCGCGTCGGTCTCGGCGAGGACGGCCAGCGCGACTACTGGAGCCCCTACGGCAACTGCGACCTGCTCGACCGCACCTGGCAGCTCGCCTTCACCAACAACTTCCGCCGCGACGACCACATCGAGATGTGCCTCGCGGTGGCGAGCATGGGCGGCGCCTCCATCATGAGCCACGACGTCCCGCGCCTCGCCGGAGTGACCGACCGGCCGGGCCTCGCGGTCGGCGACCGCGCCGATCTGCTCCTCGTCGACGGCGAGACGCCGAGCAGCGCCGTCATGGACCGCGGCACCGACCGCACGGTCCTGCACGACGGCCGGATCGTGGCGGACGGCCTCGAGGTGATCACCGCCGCCATGTAG